The following is a genomic window from Geoalkalibacter halelectricus.
CGCCTGCCCCTGAAAACCACCCAGGGGCTGATGAATCATGATTCGGGAATGAGGCAATGCAAAACGCTTGCCAGGTCGACCGGCCGCAAGCAGAACAGCCCCCATGCTGGCCGCCTGGCCAACACAGATGGTTGAAACCGGCGCCCTGAGATACTGCATGGTGTCGTAAATGGCCATGCCGGCCGTCACCACGCCGCCGGGTGAATTGATATAGAGAAAGATATCCTTGTCCGGATCCTCGGACTCAAGAAACAGCAACTGGGCGATGATGAGGTTCGCCATGTGATCCTCAATGCCGCCGCCGAGAAAAATAATCCGATCCTTGAGCAGCCGCGAGTAGATATCGTAGGCACGCTCGCCACGACCGGTCTGCTCAACCACCATCGGCACCAGTGCCATACCTAGGCCTCCTGCCCGGCTTCTTCCGCCGGATTGAGTTCCTCGGCGGCGACCTCGCTCACGCTGGCCTTGTCCACCAGGAAATCGAACACCTTATCCTCAATGATGCGCCCCACCAGAGCCGGACGTGCCTCGGAGTTGCCGAAGCGCTTGCGCACCTCCTCGATGGGAACCCCGGCCATGGCGGAAATTTCCTGCATTCTAGCATCGATTTCCGCCTCATCAACCTTGATCTGCTCCTGGCGACCGATGGCTTCCAGAATCAGGCTGCCCTTGACCTGATTCTCGGCCTGCTCGCGATACTGCGCGGCGAAGCGGTCCTCATCCATGCCCAGCATTTCCATGGACATGCCCTGGGCGGCCAAACGGCGGCGGGCATCCTCGAACATCTGCCGGCACTGGTCGGCAACCATCACCGCCGGCACCTCGAAGCTGTTGCGCTCCAGCAGGGCGTTCACCAGGCGCTCGCGCAGTTCGGCCTCGATGCGCTGCTTCTCGCGGCTCTCGTAATTCTCCAGCAGCCGCTGGCGCAACGCCTCGAGAGTGTCCACGCCAAAGCTCTTGGCAAAGGCGTCGTCGAGGTCGGGAACCTTTTTTTCCTTGATGTCCTTAAGACTCACCTTGAACAGGGCCGGCTTGCCGGAAAGATTTTCCACCCCGTAACTCTCGGGGAAGCTGACGTTGACCTCGCGCTCCTCGCCGCGCTTCATGCCGACCAACTGCTCCTCGAACCCCGGCAGAAACGTGCCCGAACCCAACTCCAGTTGGTAATTCTCGGCCGAGCCGTTCTGAAACGCCTCACCGTCGACAAAACCCTCGAAATCGATCACCACGGTATCGCCGGCGCGCGCCTCATCACGCTCGCTGACCACCATTTCGGCACGCCCGTTGCGCATCTCCTCCAACTGGTTGTCCACCACCTGGGGATCAGACTCGAAGCGCTCTTTTTGCAGCTCCAGACCCACATAGTCCTTAGGCTCGATCTCGGGCTTGACCTCGACCTGCACCTGATAGGAGAAGGGCTGCCCCTTTTCCAGGGTTCCATTGTCGGTGATTTCGGGATCGGACACGGCGGGAATCTTGTTGTCGATGAGCGCCTTGAAATAGCTGTCATTGATCAGGCGATTGAGAACCTGCTGCTCCATCTCCGGGGCGTAATATTTTTCCAGCACGCTGCGCGGAACCTTGCCAGGGCGAAACCCCTTGATCTTGGCGGTGCGGCCGATCTTCTGATAGACCTTCTCGATTTCCGCATCAACCTTGGCCGCTTCCACCTCGATGAAAAGCTTCTTCTTGACATCGCTGACATTTTCGATCTTGACACTCAATCCATCCATGCCGTCATCCTCGCTTGTATAATTGAAAAGTGAAACGGACGAAGGTCCGCGTGCCGCCGGTCGAGAAAAAGACACGCCACGGCCCGGACCCTCAAGCTGAAACCAGGGAATTTAAGGGGAGAAATGGTGCGAGAGGGGGGAGTCGAACCCCCACGGTTGCCCGCTGGATCCTAAATCCAGTGCGTCTGCCAATTCCGCCACTCTCGCGCAGAACCCAGACTTCGCGTTCAGAAAACAAGAAGAGCAATCAGAGAGCCTTTGGGGAGGGACGGCCCGAAACCGACGGCCTGACTTTCCCCTCCCGCGCAATAGAGTCAACCGCCGACCAAGGCTTGTCGGCGGCGGTGCTGCGAAAAAAGGCCCGCCCCGTTAACGCGAAGCGGGCCTTCCATACGACTTGGGGTGAGTGATGGGATTTGAACCCACGACAACTGGAGCCACAATCCAGTGCTCTACCGACTGAGCTACACCCACCAGAAAAACGAAGCCAGATGTTAGCGAAGCGCCTGGCGTCTTGTCAATCCCAAACTGCGCGCCGCCGGACAGAGAAGCTTTTTTTGGCGCGCCAGGGAGGATTCGAACCCCCGACCCACGGCTTAGAAGGCCGTTGCTCTGTCCAACTGAGCTACTGGCGCAGATAAAAATTGGTCGGGGCGAGAGGATTCGAACCTCCGACCCCCTGCTCCCAAGGCAGGTGCGCTACCAGGCTGCGCTACGCCCCGACGAAGGTCGATTTTTTAACATGATGAGGATTTTTTTGCAAACGGAAAAAAGCCCCCGCTCCACACGCCCCGCCCGTTTTGTCCACAACCGCGAAGAATCGCCGCTTTTTGTCCTCAAACAACCGGCCCACCAGCTATCCCGCACCCACCGACCGCCCAACGCGACCAACACCATCTGTTAAACATCTAAAAATGCGCGCCTTTTTCGTGCGGTCCAAAAATTGGGCAAAAGGCTGCGAAACCCGTATTCATGCCCCTTTCGGCCCTCTCCAACAGCCACCATCGGCAGCTTATCCACAGCCGATGTGGACAAACTCCAAACCACGTGCAGGGATGGGCACTTGCACCCACAGCCTGCGCCTAAGGACCGTCCGGAACCAGTCGGCCGCCATCACAGATTGAGTAAGAAGAAAATTAGGCAACTCAAACCTTTTGCAGTTTTTAAATTCCCGGGCCGCACGCCCTTGTCGGTCCCTTGCGACAGTTGACAAAACAACCGGGTTGGGATGAGAATTACCTGGATTTCAACTATATTTATCCGCGCCGCTCCGCAATGGGCGACAACCCACCATCAGGAGAAATCCTTCATGCGAAAAAGCAAATTTCTTCGCCTGTTTCTCGTATTGATTCTTGCCATTTTGGTCACCGCCTGCGGTGGCGGTGGCGGCGGCGATGAACCGTTGTTTGATACCGATCCGGCACCCAATCAAGCACCGATTGCACGAATTACCGCACAGACGACTGAGATACCAGTAAACGGCACCGTACAACTCGACGCAAGTGCCAGCAGCGACCCTGGCGGCCTGCCCTTTACCGCACTTGAATATCGTTGGACCCTGACCCAAATACCGTCAGGGAGCGATATTGACCTCGTTTTCGGCCCCCAACCCTATAACCCGACCCTGACTCCGGACGTCGCCGGCCTTTACCATATTGAGCTTATTGTCAATAACGGCACCCTCGACAGCGCGCCAGCGACTGTCACCATCAACGCCACACCGCCCGCAGTCAACACGCCTCCTGAAGCCGCGGCGGGACCCGACCGGACTGTCGCCCTCGGCTTCCCCGTAGTACTTAACGCTTCCGACAGTCGTGATGTAGACGGTGACGCCCTTACCTACGCCTGGACTCTCACACCTGCAAACGGTAGCAGCGCCGAGATTGCCGACCCGCAAGCCGTAACGACCTCCTTCACGCCTGACCTGCCAGGCACCTATGAAGTCCTGCTCCAGGTCACCGATACCCAAGGCGCAAGCGACACCGCGACCCTGCGGGTTGAAGTCATCCCCGCCTTTTTCCGCACCTATGGTGATGTCGGCTTTGAGGAAGCTCGTGCCATCGCCGTGCTGCCCGATGGCTATCTCATCGCCGGGGAATCCAACTCACCGAAGATCACGCTCCGCGACAGTTTCGACATTTGGGATTTCACCGTTTTTCGAACCAACCTGACTGGTGAAATCGAGGACACCCTGGTCATACCTTCCACGCCTTCTGGAATCCAGACCGATTCATG
Proteins encoded in this region:
- the clpP gene encoding ATP-dependent Clp endopeptidase proteolytic subunit ClpP, with protein sequence MALVPMVVEQTGRGERAYDIYSRLLKDRIIFLGGGIEDHMANLIIAQLLFLESEDPDKDIFLYINSPGGVVTAGMAIYDTMQYLRAPVSTICVGQAASMGAVLLAAGRPGKRFALPHSRIMIHQPLGGFQGQATDINIHAQEILRMRDTLNGVLAKHTGQALEKIAQDTERDFFMDSEAARRYGIIDSTVERKS
- the tig gene encoding trigger factor, producing the protein MDGLSVKIENVSDVKKKLFIEVEAAKVDAEIEKVYQKIGRTAKIKGFRPGKVPRSVLEKYYAPEMEQQVLNRLINDSYFKALIDNKIPAVSDPEITDNGTLEKGQPFSYQVQVEVKPEIEPKDYVGLELQKERFESDPQVVDNQLEEMRNGRAEMVVSERDEARAGDTVVIDFEGFVDGEAFQNGSAENYQLELGSGTFLPGFEEQLVGMKRGEEREVNVSFPESYGVENLSGKPALFKVSLKDIKEKKVPDLDDAFAKSFGVDTLEALRQRLLENYESREKQRIEAELRERLVNALLERNSFEVPAVMVADQCRQMFEDARRRLAAQGMSMEMLGMDEDRFAAQYREQAENQVKGSLILEAIGRQEQIKVDEAEIDARMQEISAMAGVPIEEVRKRFGNSEARPALVGRIIEDKVFDFLVDKASVSEVAAEELNPAEEAGQEA